From the Homo sapiens chromosome 1, GRCh38.p14 Primary Assembly genome, one window contains:
- the P3R3URF gene encoding P3R3URF protein encodes MGPSRLVRGPRPQGMRSPYRRPGMGWPRPRFPRMFKCSRRRYQQGLRGRTASSAAINPATRAMGINNTHTDTTIVWIFPPQVLRHLRQPGIFLIL; translated from the exons ATGGGGCCATCTCGGCTTGTCCGTGGCCCTCGGCCCCAGGGCATGCGTTCCCCCTACCGCAGGCCAGGTATGGGCTGGCCCAGGCCCCGATTTCCCAGGATGTTCAAGTGTAGCCGCAGAAGATATCAACAGGGTCTCCGAGGTCGAACTGCCAGCAGTGCAGCCATCAATCCTGCCACCAGGGCCATGGGTATCAACAACACCCACACTGACACCACCATAGTgtggatcttcccacctcaag tTCTCAGACATCTCAGGCAACCTGGGATTTTTCTGATCCTCTAG